From Candidatus Brocadiaceae bacterium, the proteins below share one genomic window:
- a CDS encoding porin — protein MNKKKLFFLLPAFAAAMFAWKTPSFAQDFDREAFKAEILAEVEESVWDSPLLGPFKDVQLSGFVDVMYFYNFRNHDDVDAFGGNQDSLSPLNFIGENENNSLTFESFALFLDKEATTEDPIGWQMHSYFGEKAKRITFLGEAQGRATNDPDRDDIFTVATANVSWIAPVGNGVTFTMGKIYTWIGLELVENIGNPNYQHGILYNNAIPFTHTGISAGYDLTDNLHVGLYGVNGWDSFIDNNSAKSLGWYVSYDPTDKFFISLAGIHGAEGWDNESGDPIDGDTQRTSSTDGLTQMFDLVASYSLTDKLTLMFNADWGTAEDASLDIEGGVANGSTGHWWGVAGYALYDLTDWFQGAVRYEYFDDTDGVRFFGQSVWETTVTANIKMRENLLFRPEYRFNHYADPDSVGRYDNDEHILGIGVEYLF, from the coding sequence ATGAACAAGAAAAAACTTTTTTTTCTTCTGCCAGCCTTTGCAGCTGCGATGTTTGCATGGAAAACACCATCGTTTGCTCAGGATTTTGACAGAGAAGCATTTAAGGCAGAAATACTGGCCGAAGTTGAAGAATCTGTCTGGGATTCTCCCCTGCTGGGACCATTTAAGGATGTACAATTGAGCGGTTTTGTTGATGTAATGTACTTTTACAATTTCAGAAATCACGACGACGTAGATGCATTCGGCGGCAACCAAGATAGCCTCAGTCCTCTCAATTTTATCGGCGAAAATGAGAATAATTCGCTTACTTTTGAGAGCTTTGCACTCTTCCTGGACAAGGAAGCAACGACTGAAGACCCAATAGGCTGGCAGATGCACTCCTATTTCGGCGAAAAAGCGAAAAGGATCACCTTTTTGGGCGAGGCGCAGGGTCGAGCCACCAATGATCCGGATAGGGATGATATTTTTACCGTTGCAACAGCAAATGTTTCGTGGATCGCACCGGTAGGAAACGGTGTCACGTTTACCATGGGTAAGATCTATACCTGGATTGGACTGGAATTGGTGGAAAACATCGGCAACCCGAACTACCAACATGGTATTTTGTACAACAATGCTATCCCATTTACCCATACCGGTATCAGCGCCGGTTATGATCTTACTGACAATTTGCATGTGGGACTTTATGGTGTCAATGGATGGGATTCGTTCATCGATAACAACTCCGCAAAGTCCTTAGGTTGGTATGTCTCATACGACCCAACGGATAAATTCTTTATTTCTTTAGCAGGTATCCATGGCGCTGAAGGATGGGACAATGAATCAGGAGACCCTATCGACGGAGATACTCAGCGAACAAGTTCAACAGACGGATTAACGCAGATGTTTGACCTTGTAGCATCATATTCATTGACCGATAAATTGACATTAATGTTCAATGCCGATTGGGGCACCGCAGAAGATGCATCATTGGATATAGAAGGAGGTGTAGCAAATGGAAGTACAGGTCACTGGTGGGGCGTTGCCGGATACGCCCTTTACGACCTTACCGACTGGTTCCAGGGAGCCGTAAGATACGAATATTTTGATGACACTGACGGTGTAAGATTTTTTGGTCAATCAGTCTGGGAAACAACCGTTACTGCCAACATAAAAATGAGAGAAAATCTCTTGTTCAGGCCTGAGTACCGCTTTAATCATTATGCAGACCCAGATTCAGTTGGTCGCTATGATAATGATGAACACATTTTAGGTATAGGTGTAGAATATCTATTTTAA
- a CDS encoding outer membrane beta-barrel protein, producing the protein MDNLIKYVKSISTGIFVLYMAFVSSNAYSLDFEDFSLNSITGFLGSLSYSHKGFDIKLTELSIDETFDDNVTYDRKNELEDYITTIGGGFGVTYEGKTKALDLIVKIEGELFAQFNEFNNLTEDLIFNFNNEFSEYDRMSISNIFTHTDAPRFQQDDFFDEQFDRTEEDVSRFDHYMNRFNLDYSKDLAKQFTIITRYRNELDIFEGGANDNDNSFLNGTGFEFDYLPNPYTTFLFAYDFNIRQFENDKSAFINTVSSGMIKYITKKIYFDGRAGLDLIDSFENQRHTRPYIRTSVNYVVDTEMQARFLFENSSRLNSYNEDVFERWRTTASVRRRLSERFLGNISIFYGEGEYIDRQTEPRLLGVRTTFTYDINKNLTGNLTYSFSQNESDRIESEYTKNTLFLGLVAEF; encoded by the coding sequence GTGGATAACCTTATAAAGTATGTGAAATCCATTTCAACAGGAATTTTTGTCCTATACATGGCATTCGTCTCTTCAAATGCGTATTCCCTTGATTTTGAGGATTTTAGCCTAAACTCCATTACCGGCTTCCTTGGTTCCCTGTCTTATTCGCATAAAGGATTCGACATAAAACTAACAGAACTTTCTATAGACGAAACATTCGATGATAATGTCACCTATGACAGAAAGAATGAATTGGAAGATTATATCACTACTATAGGAGGTGGATTTGGTGTCACTTATGAGGGCAAAACAAAGGCTTTGGATCTGATTGTTAAGATAGAAGGTGAACTCTTTGCTCAATTCAACGAATTCAACAACCTTACGGAAGACTTAATTTTTAATTTTAACAATGAGTTTTCAGAATATGACCGCATGAGTATTTCAAACATCTTTACCCACACCGACGCACCACGTTTTCAGCAGGATGATTTTTTTGATGAACAATTTGACAGAACAGAAGAAGACGTTTCACGTTTCGACCATTACATGAACAGATTTAACCTCGATTACTCAAAAGACCTAGCGAAACAATTTACAATTATTACACGATACAGGAATGAATTAGATATTTTTGAAGGGGGAGCTAATGATAATGATAATTCATTCCTCAATGGAACAGGTTTTGAGTTTGATTATTTACCAAACCCTTACACGACATTTTTATTTGCCTATGACTTCAATATCAGGCAATTTGAAAATGATAAGAGCGCCTTTATAAATACCGTTTCGTCAGGCATGATAAAATACATAACCAAAAAGATTTATTTTGACGGAAGAGCAGGACTGGACCTTATCGATTCATTTGAAAATCAGCGTCATACGCGTCCTTACATAAGGACTTCAGTTAATTATGTTGTAGATACAGAAATGCAGGCAAGGTTTTTATTTGAAAACAGCAGTAGGTTGAATTCTTATAATGAAGATGTCTTTGAGAGATGGAGAACAACTGCATCTGTAAGAAGACGGTTATCTGAAAGATTCCTTGGCAATATTTCTATTTTTTATGGTGAAGGGGAATATATAGACAGACAAACCGAACCAAGATTGCTGGGAGTAAGAACTACCTTTACTTATGACATTAATAAGAATTTAACGGGGAACCTGACTTATTCCTTTTCGCAGAATGAGTCCGATAGAATAGAAAGTGAGTACACAAAAAATACCCTGTTTCTAGGATTGGTGGCGGAATTTTAA
- a CDS encoding formate--tetrahydrofolate ligase, protein MALDPTKHADWEIAEEAETRMKTVYQLAEQLGLEKEELLPHGHYVAKIDFKKVLSRVENKPDGKFIDVTAITPTPLGEGKSTSTIGLIQGLGKRGKKVVGAIRQPSGGPTMNIKGSAAGGGLSQCIPLTPFSLGLTGDINAIMNAHNLAMVALTSRMQHEFNYDDATLARKNLRRLNIDPARVEMKWIMDFCAQALRDIIIGIGGKMDGFMMQSGFAIAVSSEIMAILSVAKDLKDMRERMGKIVVAYDKSGNPVTTADLEVDGAMTAWMVDALNPNLMQTIEGQPVFVHAGPFANIAIGQSSIVADRLGLKLGDYHVTESGFGADIGFEKFWNLKCRFSGNKPNAAVVVATVRALKCHGGAPVPVPGQPLDPCYKEENVGWVEKGTENLIHLINVVKKAGINPVVCINAFYTDTEAETSAIRRLAEGAGARVALSKHWEKGGEGALELADAVVDACNEKNNFKFLYELDTPLRARIELIAEQVYGADGVDYTPEAMAKAKAMEADPEVARMGTCMVKTHLSLTDNPNIKGAPKNWRLNIRDILTFKGAGFVVPIAGGIKLMPGTCSDPAYRRVDVDVETGKVKGLF, encoded by the coding sequence ATGGCGTTGGATCCCACGAAGCACGCGGATTGGGAAATAGCGGAAGAGGCAGAGACTCGGATGAAGACGGTGTATCAGTTGGCGGAGCAGCTTGGTCTGGAGAAAGAAGAGCTTCTTCCCCACGGTCACTACGTGGCTAAGATTGATTTTAAGAAGGTTTTAAGCCGGGTTGAAAACAAGCCGGACGGCAAGTTCATAGACGTGACCGCTATTACACCGACTCCTCTTGGTGAAGGGAAATCGACCTCCACGATAGGCTTGATCCAGGGGCTGGGTAAAAGAGGGAAAAAGGTAGTTGGAGCCATTCGTCAGCCTTCGGGTGGTCCCACGATGAATATTAAAGGTTCCGCCGCCGGCGGCGGCCTTTCCCAGTGTATTCCTCTTACGCCTTTTTCTCTGGGTTTGACCGGCGATATTAACGCTATCATGAACGCGCATAACCTGGCCATGGTGGCGCTTACCTCGAGGATGCAGCATGAATTTAATTATGACGATGCGACGTTGGCGAGGAAAAACCTCAGGCGTTTGAATATAGACCCCGCGCGGGTAGAAATGAAGTGGATCATGGATTTTTGTGCCCAGGCGCTGAGAGATATTATTATCGGTATCGGCGGAAAGATGGATGGGTTCATGATGCAATCCGGATTTGCCATTGCGGTTTCTTCTGAGATTATGGCAATTTTGTCCGTGGCAAAGGACTTGAAGGACATGCGTGAGCGGATGGGAAAGATCGTGGTTGCCTATGATAAATCGGGCAATCCGGTTACCACCGCCGACCTGGAGGTGGATGGGGCGATGACCGCCTGGATGGTGGATGCGCTGAATCCGAATTTGATGCAGACCATCGAGGGCCAGCCGGTATTTGTGCATGCCGGGCCGTTTGCCAATATTGCAATTGGTCAGTCTTCGATAGTGGCGGACAGGCTTGGATTGAAGTTGGGTGATTACCATGTCACCGAGTCCGGTTTTGGGGCGGACATTGGGTTTGAAAAGTTCTGGAATCTGAAATGCCGCTTTTCGGGGAACAAACCGAATGCTGCGGTAGTGGTCGCGACAGTTCGGGCGCTGAAGTGTCATGGTGGCGCTCCGGTTCCGGTTCCCGGGCAGCCGCTGGACCCCTGTTATAAGGAAGAAAACGTTGGTTGGGTGGAAAAGGGAACAGAAAACTTAATTCATCTCATTAATGTGGTGAAGAAGGCGGGGATTAATCCGGTAGTGTGCATTAACGCCTTTTATACGGATACGGAGGCTGAAACGAGTGCTATCCGCAGGCTTGCGGAGGGCGCCGGGGCGCGGGTAGCCCTTTCAAAGCACTGGGAAAAGGGTGGCGAGGGTGCGCTGGAGTTGGCCGATGCGGTGGTGGATGCCTGCAATGAGAAGAATAATTTTAAGTTTCTCTATGAGCTGGATACGCCGTTACGGGCTCGTATTGAGCTGATTGCGGAGCAGGTGTACGGCGCGGATGGCGTTGACTATACCCCTGAGGCAATGGCGAAGGCCAAGGCGATGGAGGCTGACCCTGAAGTTGCCCGGATGGGGACTTGCATGGTGAAGACTCACCTGTCTCTGACCGATAATCCGAATATAAAAGGCGCGCCGAAGAATTGGAGACTGAACATAAGGGACATCCTGACTTTCAAAGGAGCGGGTTTTGTGGTGCCTATAGCCGGAGGCATCAAGCTCATGCCGGGCACGTGTTCCGACCCTGCGTACCGCCGTGTGGATGTGGATGTGGAAACCGGGAAGGTGAAAGGGTTATTCTAG
- the secA gene encoding preprotein translocase subunit SecA, which produces MSFLNKIFGTSNERVLKQIFPLVDRINSFESKMMALTDAEVRQKTDEFKERLSRGETLDDILPEAFATVREASRRILPVPNAVGSGRTMRHFDVQMIGGIVLHQGKIAEMTTGEGKTLVATLPAYLNALPGNGVHVITVNDYLAKRDMEWMSPLYEFLGLKAGTIQSNQAYEDKKASYLCDITYGTNNEFGFDYLRDNMRIRLEEQVQISRGLNYAIIDEVDSILIDEARTPLIISGPVEESTEKYYTADKIARRLKSGKHFEIKEKERSVHLSEEGIEEVEKQLNVDSLYTGANMEWPHYIEQALRAHYMFKNDRDYIVKNGEVVIVDEFTGRLMEGRVWSDGLHQAVQAKERQRIKEENQTLATITLQNFFRLYKKLAGMTGTAATEAAEFDKIYKLEVVAIPTNKPLRRENFPDRVYRTEKEKFDAIVAEIVEMHKIGRPTLVGTVSIEKSELLDEKLRREGVEHEVLNAKHHEREAHIIAKAGQRGNVTIATNMAGRGTDIVLGEGVANLGGLHVIGTERHEARRIDNQLRGRTGRQGDPGSSRFYVSLQDDLMRIFASERVSSLLKTFGMEDGMAIEHSMVTKSIERAQKKVEMHNFEIRKHLLDYDEVMDQQRKTIYTMRQNVLEGKNLRDYVLQMLENSIIETVAYALETKKEFEDNEDGEGRFDLAAWFKQKFGLPVDLSEIEDPSSKNFEEFLIAKAIEAYEEKENSLGKEEMEKIAQAVLLEKIDTKWKDHLYAMDHLRSGIGLRGYAQVDPRIEYKREALGMFESMNLAIRDEVTDLIFRLQPVSEEERRDIWRPASYEHQEVSGMERMSGPSAAVSAPQRASTSQEEQAERKVEPIKVGIKVGRNQPCTCGSGKKFKQCCGRAR; this is translated from the coding sequence ATGAGTTTTTTAAACAAAATATTTGGTACTTCCAATGAGAGGGTGTTAAAGCAGATATTTCCCCTTGTGGACCGTATTAACTCCTTTGAGTCCAAAATGATGGCTTTAACGGATGCAGAGGTGCGGCAAAAAACAGATGAATTCAAAGAACGGTTGTCTCGCGGGGAAACATTGGATGATATTTTGCCGGAGGCGTTTGCAACGGTAAGGGAAGCAAGCAGGAGGATTCTCCCCGTTCCGAATGCGGTGGGTTCTGGCCGTACTATGCGACATTTTGATGTCCAGATGATAGGCGGGATTGTTTTGCATCAGGGTAAAATTGCAGAAATGACCACTGGCGAGGGAAAAACCTTGGTAGCCACCCTGCCTGCCTATCTGAATGCACTGCCCGGAAATGGTGTGCACGTTATTACGGTTAATGATTATCTGGCAAAGCGTGATATGGAATGGATGTCTCCCTTATATGAATTTTTGGGATTAAAAGCGGGAACTATACAGTCCAATCAAGCGTATGAGGATAAAAAAGCGAGCTATTTGTGCGATATTACCTATGGAACAAATAATGAGTTTGGTTTTGATTATCTTCGTGACAACATGCGGATCAGACTGGAAGAACAGGTCCAGATCAGTCGGGGCCTCAACTATGCCATTATTGATGAGGTGGACAGCATATTAATTGACGAAGCTCGAACACCCTTAATTATTTCTGGTCCTGTAGAGGAGTCGACTGAAAAATATTATACGGCGGATAAAATAGCCAGGCGCCTAAAATCCGGGAAACACTTTGAAATTAAGGAAAAAGAAAGATCGGTGCATTTGAGTGAGGAGGGAATTGAAGAGGTCGAAAAACAGCTCAATGTCGATAGTCTTTATACAGGTGCAAATATGGAGTGGCCGCATTATATTGAGCAGGCGCTTCGCGCGCATTATATGTTTAAAAATGACAGGGATTATATCGTTAAAAACGGAGAGGTTGTTATTGTTGATGAATTTACCGGGCGTTTGATGGAAGGCAGGGTTTGGAGTGATGGGTTACATCAGGCAGTTCAGGCTAAAGAACGTCAGCGCATTAAAGAAGAAAATCAAACATTGGCGACGATTACCCTCCAGAATTTTTTTCGTTTATACAAAAAACTTGCCGGTATGACAGGCACTGCGGCAACCGAAGCTGCAGAATTTGATAAGATATATAAATTAGAAGTTGTTGCAATTCCAACAAATAAACCTTTGCGTCGTGAAAATTTTCCGGACCGTGTTTACCGAACGGAAAAAGAAAAATTTGACGCGATTGTTGCTGAAATAGTAGAAATGCATAAAATTGGCAGGCCAACATTGGTAGGAACGGTTTCGATTGAGAAGTCTGAGTTATTGGATGAAAAGCTTCGAAGAGAAGGCGTTGAACATGAAGTGCTCAATGCAAAACATCATGAAAGAGAGGCGCATATTATTGCAAAGGCCGGGCAGCGTGGAAATGTAACCATTGCTACAAATATGGCTGGCAGAGGCACAGATATTGTCCTGGGTGAAGGGGTCGCAAACCTTGGCGGTTTGCATGTTATTGGTACAGAAAGGCATGAAGCAAGGCGTATTGATAACCAGCTTCGTGGAAGAACCGGTCGGCAGGGAGACCCGGGTTCCTCCCGTTTTTATGTGTCGCTCCAGGATGATTTAATGCGTATTTTTGCCTCTGAACGTGTCAGTTCCCTCCTGAAAACATTTGGGATGGAGGATGGCATGGCTATTGAACATTCTATGGTAACAAAATCAATTGAAAGGGCGCAAAAAAAAGTAGAGATGCATAATTTTGAAATTCGTAAGCATCTTCTCGATTACGATGAAGTTATGGACCAGCAGAGGAAAACGATTTACACCATGAGGCAGAATGTGCTTGAGGGTAAGAATCTTCGGGATTATGTCCTTCAGATGTTAGAGAATAGTATTATTGAAACAGTAGCCTACGCGCTTGAGACAAAGAAAGAGTTTGAGGATAATGAGGATGGAGAAGGCCGATTTGACCTGGCAGCCTGGTTTAAACAAAAATTTGGACTGCCCGTAGATTTGAGTGAAATAGAGGATCCCAGTAGTAAGAACTTTGAAGAATTTCTCATAGCAAAGGCGATAGAGGCATACGAAGAAAAGGAAAATTCCCTTGGCAAAGAGGAAATGGAAAAGATTGCCCAGGCGGTTTTGTTGGAAAAGATTGATACGAAATGGAAAGATCATCTGTATGCCATGGATCACTTGCGTTCTGGTATTGGTCTTCGAGGCTATGCTCAGGTAGACCCGAGAATTGAATATAAAAGAGAAGCGCTTGGGATGTTTGAAAGTATGAATCTGGCTATCAGGGATGAGGTAACGGACCTTATTTTTAGATTGCAACCGGTGAGTGAAGAGGAAAGAAGAGATATTTGGCGCCCGGCCAGTTATGAGCATCAGGAGGTTTCTGGTATGGAAAGGATGAGTGGGCCATCAGCCGCTGTCAGTGCCCCTCAGCGTGCCAGTACGAGCCAGGAAGAACAGGCAGAACGGAAGGTGGAACCCATTAAGGTCGGAATTAAGGTGGGGAGAAACCAGCCTTGCACCTGCGGTAGTGGTAAAAAATTTAAACAGTGTTGTGGTAGGGCGAGATAA
- a CDS encoding glucose-1-phosphate adenylyltransferase: MDNVLSVILGGGRGTRLYPLTKERSKPAVPLAGKYRLIDIPISNSLNSGLNKIYVLTQFNSASLHRHIARAYKFDNFSKGFIEVLAANQTLGSLDWYQGTADAVRQNLRFFNQPNIDFIVILSGDQLYRMNYQSLIEEHIRTGAEVTVSTIPAERKHAQNLGLLKVNEHGQIIDFYEKPKDEKVIDSLSLDASVFEKHGITSKGRTLLASMGIYIFNTEVLNHVLNTTNKPDFGKEVIPMIIKQKRVFAYFFDGYWEDIGTIKSFYEANLELATLTPRFNLYNEGAPIYTNPLFLPGSNINNCRILQSIISDGCTINNAEIRNSVIGVRSSIGNNTSIQNSIVMGADYYESKSNLTTNRVKNIPNIGIGNNSQIQGTIIDKNVHIGENVIIENKKNIDQFDAENYMIRDSIVIIPKGSVIPSHTVI, encoded by the coding sequence ATGGACAATGTACTCTCTGTTATCTTGGGAGGGGGGAGAGGAACAAGACTTTACCCCTTAACGAAAGAAAGGTCGAAACCGGCTGTCCCACTTGCCGGTAAATACCGGCTCATAGACATTCCTATCAGTAACAGCTTGAATTCAGGACTGAATAAGATCTACGTGCTCACGCAATTTAATTCTGCATCTCTTCATCGGCATATAGCAAGGGCATACAAGTTCGACAACTTTTCAAAAGGCTTTATTGAAGTTCTTGCGGCAAACCAAACCCTGGGTAGTCTGGATTGGTACCAGGGAACTGCCGATGCCGTGCGGCAAAATCTTCGTTTTTTTAACCAGCCAAATATTGATTTTATTGTAATCCTTTCAGGTGATCAACTGTACAGAATGAACTATCAGTCATTAATTGAAGAACATATCAGGACGGGCGCCGAAGTAACCGTCTCCACAATTCCGGCAGAAAGGAAACATGCCCAAAATTTAGGACTTCTAAAGGTAAACGAACATGGACAAATTATTGACTTTTACGAAAAACCGAAAGATGAAAAGGTCATTGATTCCCTCTCACTCGATGCATCTGTTTTTGAAAAACATGGTATTACTTCTAAGGGACGCACACTTCTCGCTTCTATGGGTATCTATATATTCAACACAGAAGTATTAAACCATGTGCTTAACACAACAAACAAACCCGACTTCGGCAAGGAAGTTATCCCGATGATTATAAAACAAAAGCGCGTTTTTGCTTATTTTTTTGATGGATACTGGGAAGATATTGGGACTATAAAATCATTTTACGAAGCCAATCTTGAATTAGCCACCCTTACACCCCGGTTTAACTTATATAACGAAGGAGCGCCAATCTATACAAACCCACTTTTTTTGCCTGGGTCCAATATAAACAATTGCAGGATTTTACAGTCAATTATTTCAGACGGATGCACTATAAATAATGCGGAAATACGGAACAGTGTTATCGGAGTGAGGAGCTCTATCGGAAACAATACCAGCATCCAAAACTCCATCGTCATGGGTGCAGACTATTATGAATCAAAATCAAACCTCACGACAAACCGGGTGAAAAATATACCGAATATAGGGATAGGCAATAATTCCCAAATACAGGGAACCATTATCGATAAAAATGTCCACATAGGAGAAAATGTTATCATCGAAAACAAAAAAAATATAGATCAATTTGACGCAGAAAATTACATGATTCGCGATTCAATTGTCATCATACCGAAAGGTAGCGTTATACCGTCACATACCGTTATCTAA